CTAAAGAACAAGAAAAATATAAGCGAAGTGACGCCTAAAGCGGCAAGGATAAATTTACTTATTTCATTGATGATGCTTTGAGAATTCATTGTTCTGATATAGGGCATACCAGAAACGTATACATTCATTTCTGTTTCTTCTTCAAATACCTCAATTAAACTTTGTAAATCTTCTAAAATAAAATCTTTTCGAGCAGATGTATTGATGATATCTTTATCTAAATAAACAAGGGTTCGGATTGTTTTTGTTTGCTTGTTATACAGTAAATCTTCATAAAAGGGTAAATCATTGAACAAGTGTGATGCTAAACTATCAATTTGGGTCTTCGTCTTTGGCTCTTCTTGAATAAAGGGTTTTAGGACAAACTCTTGTTTCAGGCTGTCTTTTACTAATTCTTGTAAATTATCGGTTGACAACACAAAATCTACTTCTGGAAAAGCATCTAATTGCTTGCTTAATTTATTCCAGCGATTAAACTTTTCAGGGGTAAATAAGCTACTGTCTTTAATAGCTAAAACCACAATATTACCTTCTTCACCAAAGGTTTTTAGAAAGGATTGGTATTGTACATTTACTTCGTGATGATCTGGTAGTAGGTTAGCTTGGGAGCTAGAAAAACGCATTTTATCCCATTGTAAGGCTAAAAAAATGGTAATACCCGTAATGATTAAAAGAATTATTATTCTATTTCTAAGAATAATGTTTGCAGTTTTTGCCCAAAAACCCTTCGTTATTTTTGTAACCATGCTCTATTTTACTATTCTTGCAAAGGTAGAAAATGATTATGTGTATTTGTATAAAACACGCCTCTGAATACCTCATAAATAATAAAAAAGAGAGGTTAGGAATAAAAAAAGCAGCCCATAGCTGCTTTTTTACTTTAATTGTACTAAAAGTTTTTTAAACTTTCATTATTTCAGCTTCTTTAACGGCTAAAACCTCTTCAATTTTTCTTGTAAAATTATTTGTTAATTCTTGCACATCAGCTTCTGCATTCTTCTTTAAATCTTCTGAGGCATCATCAAGACCCCTAATTTCTTTATTGGCTTCTTGCCTCGCATTTCTAATTCCGATTTTAGCATCTTCGGCTTCTCCTTTGGCTTGTTTCGCTAAATCTTTTCTGCGCTCTTCGGTTAATGGTGGTACACTTATAATGATAAAGTCACCATTGTTCATAGGGTTAAAACCTAGGTTCGCTATTTGAATTGCCTTTTCAATTTCTTGAAGCATCTTTTTTTCCCAAGGCTGCACAGTTAGGGTTCTCGCATCTGGGGTTGCCACGTTTGCTACTTGGCTTAGCGGTGTTTGTGAGCCATAGTAATCGACCATGACACTTGACAGCATAATAGGGTTTGCTTTACCTGCTCTAATTTTTGTAAAGGCCTTTATTAAATGGTCAATGGACCCGTTCATGCTCTCTTTTGTGCTGTCTAAAATAAATGTAATTTCTTCGTTCATTGTATGCTAATTTTAAAAAATGCTAACTATAAATTAATGCCTAATTATCAACAACAGTACCAATATTTTCTCCTGAAACTAATCGCAATAAATTGCCTTTTTTATTCATATCGAAAACTACAATGGGTAATTCATTTTCTTGACTTAAGGTAAAGGCGGTAGTATCCATAACTTTTAAGCCTTTGCTAAGTACATCTTTAAAAGAAATGGTATCAAATTTTGTTGCTGTTTTATCTTTTTCTGGATCCGAAGTATAAATACCATCAACACGAGTTCCTTTTAAAATCACATCAGCTTCAATTTCTATGGCACGCAATACGGCGGCTGAATCTGTTGTAAAATATGGATTTCCTGTGCCTCCGCCAAAAATAACAACTCTTCCTTTTTCCAAGTGTCGCATGGCGCGCCTGCGGATAAAAGGCTCTGCGACCTCATTAATTTGTATAGCCGATTGTAATCTAGTTTGAATTCCTTTTTCTTCTAAGGCACTTTGTAGGGCAAGGCCATTGATAACAGTTGCTAGCATTCCCATATGATCACCCTGAACACGATCCATACCATTACTAGCTCCAGAGAGTCCTCTAAAAATGTTTCCACCTCCTATAACTATGGCTACCTCAATACCTTTGTCGACCACCTGTTTAATGTCCTCGGCGTATTCAGATAACCTAGCGGGATCAATGCCATATTGCTTTTCTCCCATTAAGGCTTCTCCACTCAATTTTAAAAGAATTCGTTTGTAATGCATAGTTTGTGTTTAATTTAAATAATTTTCCGCCGGCTTGGCCTTTGGCTATTCTCTTTACCCCCTTTTCAATAAAGTAAAGCTTTTTTATAATAGTTTCCGTAGCGGCATAATAAAAAATGAGTGGTCCCTACATTTCTTGACCACATCAATAAAACACGTATAAACTTTTAATGGTTCATTTTATGTTTGATTTAGTTAAGCTCTAGCAAAAATAATCAAAAATAATTATGACAATAGCCGATATACTAATAATTCTATTGCTAAATCTTTCTGAAAAGTAAAGCTCATCTAATTTATATTTTATAATCTTGCCAGAAAATAAGTTAAGCTTAATTAGATATTAATACAAAAAAGAATAGATCAATGAAAAAAGTTAGTTCATTTCTCTCCCTATTACTATTACTTGTTAGTTGTGGGATTACAAAGAATATTAAAACAGCAGATAAAGTAGCCATAAAAGTGAGTATGGATTTAGTGAATGTCAATGATGATAAAGTATTAGTGGCTTTAGATCCAGGGGCATTTACAAGCGATGAAGTTTCTTTTTATATCCCAAAAACTGTTCCTGGAACTTATAGCACAGATAATTACGGAAAGTATATCGAGAGTTTTAAAGCGTTTGATTATAAAGGTGCTGAATTAAGTGTTTCTAAAACGGATGAGAATACATGGAAAATCAGTAACGGTAAAAGTTTGGATCGAATATCGTACTATGTAAACGATACGTATGACAGTGAAGCAGAACAGGAAGAGGCTGTATTTTCTCCAGCAGGAACTAATATCTTGAAAGGAGAAAACTTTATGCTAAATCTTCATGGGTTTGTAGGCTATTTTGAAAACTTAGAAGAAGCAGCCTATGAAATTTTTATAAAAAAACCGACAAATTTAACAGCGACAACATCTTTAAAAGCATTAAATAATGCAACTGTAACGAGTGATGAAGATGCATTTTACGCCTCGCGTTATTTTGAAGTGACAGATAATCCTATCCTATATGCGAAATCCGATGTGGTTTCCTTTGAAGTAAGTGGTATCACTGTGAATTTGAGTGTATATTCTCCAACGGGTATTTATAAAGCTAGTGATTTAAAAGAGAGCATGTTAAATATGATGACGGCTCAAAAAGCATTTTTAGGAAATGTCAATAGCACCCAACAATACACTATTTTATTGTACTTGTCTAAAATAGAAAATGATGCCAATGGGTTTGGTGCTTTAGAACACCATACGTCTACAGTGGTTGTTTTACCAGAGCAAATGGATAAAGAACGATTAGAGCAAGCAATGGTAGATGTTGTTTCGCACGAGTTTTTTCATATCGTAACGCCTTTAAGTGTGCATTCTGAAGAAATTAAGTACTTTGATTTTAACGATCCTAAAATGTCGCAACACCTTTGGATGTATGAAGGTACCACAGAATATTTTGCTAATCTTTTTCAAATTCAACAAGGTTTAATTGAAGAGGCTGATTTTTATAATCGCATTATGGGTAAAATAAATAATGCCAAGAGCTATGATGATAGTATGTCTTTTACCATGATGAGTAAAAATGTCTTGGAAGAACCCTACAAAGCAAATTACGGGAACGTCTATGAAAAGGGGGCATTAATTAATATGGCACTTGATATTAGTTTACGAGATTTAAGTAATGGAGAAAAAAGCGTACTCTGGTTGTTAAAAGAATTATCCAGTAGGTATGGTGAAAACAAACCTTTTAAAGATGCTGACTTGTTTGCTGAAGTGGTAAGCATGACCTATCCAGAAATTGGCTTGTTTTTTAAAACTCATGTGCTGGGAGAAGAACCCATCGATTACACCAAGTATTTAGCAAAAGTTGGTTTAGAAATGGGGACTAAGGTAGAACAAAGTGGATACTTTTTGCAAGGACAAGTTCCTTTTATTGATGTTGATGCAGACAACAACGATGCTATATATGTTCGTGAGGGCATAGAATTGAATAGTTTTTTAGTTGATCTTGGGGTACAGGGCGGTGATGTAATTAAAAGTATAGATGGTGCGGCTATTACTTTAGAAAGCATTCGACCCATTATTGGTCAGAGTTTTGGTTGGACACCAGAAAAAGAAATTACCATGGTTGTAATGCGTGATGATACGGAGCTAAGCTTGAAGGGAAAGGTAGGATCACCCACGTTGAAAACTAAAACTATTGTTCCAGTCCAGAACGCTACACCAGCGCAATTAGCCCTGCGTGAAGCTTGGATGAAAGGATAAATTTTGTTACAAATGATTATAAGAAAGACTGTCTCATGATTTGGGATGGTCTTTTTTGTTTTAGGAAAGTAAGCGTAGCTAAATGACTTGCGAATTAATAAGCTCTGGTGGTTATTTATTTTTTTAGGCTTGTTCAGGATAGGCCAAGTAGGATGTTAAGTATCTACGTTTTTTCGGTTCTTGAGGTTGTATACAGTTGTTGTAAAATAAAAAAGCCGTTTTACTGAAAAGTAAAACGGCTTTTTAAATATGTATTTTGTTTGATATTATCCTAAGGTAACACGTTTAAACGAAGTTACTGCTAAACCATCTTGTGCAGAGGATACATACGTAGCTACATTTATTTTGTCATCTTTAATAAAATTCTGATCTAATAAACATTGTTCCTGATCTAAAGTAGTATTATCAGATATAAAACGTTCCATTTTCCCAGGTAAAATTTTATCCCAAATTTGCTCTGGTTTACCTTCAGCTTTTAATTCAGCTTTTGCAGCTTCTTCAGCTTTAGCCATAACCGCTGGGCTTAATTGACTCATAGAAATATAATGAGGAACATTTTTAAGTGTTTTACCTAATCTTCCTAGTTCTTCATTCTCTTTTTCAATGACTGCGATTCTAGCTTCAGTTTCTGAAGCAACAAAATCAGCGTCAAAATCCTTGTAAGATAAGGTAGTAGCGCCCATAGAAGCGATTTGCATAGCCACATCTTTACCTACTTCTTCGTTCTTTGAAGTTAAACCTACTAAAGCCGCAATTTTGTTGATATGCACATAACTACCAACATAAGGTGCTTCTAATTTTTCAAAAGCAGTAATGTCTAATTTTTCACCAATAACACCAGTTTGTTCTACTAATTTATCAGCAACCGTCATGCCACCAAAATCTGATGCTAAAAAGGCTTCCTTAGTATCAAAATGAAGTGCTTTTTCAGCAAGTTCGTTCGCTAAGGCTACGAAGTTTTCGTTTTTACCCACGAAATCAGTTTCACAACCTAAAACAATGGCAACGCCAGAAGTGTGGTCTGCATTTACTTTTGCAATAGCGGCACCTTCTGTGTTTTCTCTATCTGCTCTTTTTGCTGCAACTTTTTGTCCTTTTTTACGAAGCACATCAATAGCTTTGTCAAAATCTCCTTCAGCTTCAACTAAAGCATTTTTGCAATCCATCATTCCAGCTCCAGTGGCTTGTCTTAATTTATTTACTTCTGCGGCGGTAATTTTTACCATCTTTTATTTCTTTTTTATAATTCCCGCCTAAGCGGGAATCTTAAATTAGTATTATTTTTTAGCCCTCTTGTAGAAGAGGTTGTAATTGCTTTTTAGTCCATAGGGGGCCGAAGACTATTCTTCGATACCACCTTTGGCCTTATCTTGCCACTCTTTTAATTCGTCCCATTTTCCTTCAGCAGCCATTTTAGCTTGTTTTGGCCATGAAGCAGGATTTTTAGATACAAATTTTGGACCAGCTTCTTCTAAAATTTCTTTTAAATCATCTTCTGATTTTGCTGCTAATTTAGCAAAAGTGGTAATCCCTGAATCTTGAAATATTTGAGAAATTTTTGGACCAATACCTTCAACTTTTGTTAAGTCATCTGCTTGAACGTCAGCTTTTTTCTTAGCTGGAGCCTCTGTTTTGGTATCCTCATCTTTCTTAGCAACTTCTTTTACTTCAGCTTTTTTCTTTTTTGGAGCTTTTTCTTCGTCGCCACCTTCTTTTCCTGATTGCTTCTCTGATTTACGTTCAGATAAACCTTCAGCAATAGCGTCAGTAACGTGTGTTAAAATAGCCTCGATAGATTTTGAAGCATCATCGTTAGATGGAATAATATAGTCTAATAATCGCGGATCAGAGTTCGTATCTGCCATAGCGAAAATTGGAATTTTTAATTTGATAGCTTCTTTTACGGCAATGTGCTCACGCATGGTATCGACAATAAATAAAGCACCTGGTAAACGTGTCATTTCAGAAATAGAACCTAAGTTCTTTTCTAATTTTGCACGTAAACGATCAACTTGAAGACGTTCTTTCTTAGATAAGGTCAAGAATGTACCGTCTTTTTTCATTCTATCAATAGTAGCCATTTTTTTAACAGCCTTACGAATAGTTACAAAGTTGGTTAACATTCCACCTGGCCATCTTTCTGTGATGTACGGCATGTTTACTTTTGATACTTTTTCAGAAACGATATCTTTTGCTTGCTTTTTAGTCGCAACGAAAAGAATTTTTCTACCGGACGCCGCTATTTTTTTTAAAGCTTCATTAGCTTCTTCTAATTTTGCAGCTGTTTTGTAAAGATTGATAACGTGAATACCGTTACGCTCCATGTAGATGTAAGGAGCCATGTTCGGATTCCATTTTCTTGTAAGGTGACCAAAATGTACACCTGCCTCTAAAAGGTCTTTTACTTCAATTTTGTTTGCCATTTTTTTGTACTTAGTTTACGTTCTGTTGAATTAGCAATAAAGGAGTGGCACGTTTTTTTTTTGTGGCCTCCAATATTTAGATGCTAAACTAGTTTCCAAAAAGCTGTATGCCTTCTGGACAACAACAACTTGATTTTTAAATTTAATCTAGATTCCGAAGTCTTCGGATTAGATTTTCAATGAACTTATAAAAGGTGCTACTTGCATAGCACCTTTTAATTTTATAATGTACTGAATTAATTTCAGTAGTGTATTAACGTTTAGAGAACTGGAATTTCTTACGAGCTTTCTTCTGACCAAATTTCTTACGTTCAACCATTCTAGGGTCTCTTGTAAGTAAACCTTCTGGTTTCAAAATCAATCTGTTTTCTGCGTCTATTTCGCATAAAGCTCTAGATAAAGCTAAACGAATCGCTTCAGCTTGACCAGTAATACCCCCACCAAAAACATTTACATTTACATTGTACGTGTCATTCGTGTTAGTCAAAGTAAAAGCTTGCTTTACTTTATACTGTAATGTTGCTGTAGGAAAATATACAGCTAAGTCTTTTTTGTTGATAGTAATTTTACCATCACCATCTGAAAGATATACACGAGCAACAGCCGTTTTTCTTCTTCCTATTTTGTGAATTACGTCCATTATTTAAGGTCGTTTAAATTAATAACAGTTGGTTTCTGAGCTTCCTGACCGTGTTGAGCACCTTCGTAAACTTTTAAATTACGAAAAATCGCAGCACCTAATCTGTTTTTTGGAAGCATACCCTTTACAGATCGTTCAACGATGCTTATTGGGTTTTTAGCTAAAGCTTCAGAAGCAGTTTGAAATCTTTGTCCGCCTGGATAACCAGTATGGCGTACATAAGTTTTAGTTGCCCACTTATTGCCAGTTAAGTTTATTTTTTCTGCGTTGATAACTACTACATTATCTCCACAATCTACGTGCGGTGTAAAGCTTGGCTTGTATTTTCCTCTTAATATCTTTGCAACTTTCGAAGCAAAACGACCTAATGTTTGTCCTTCAGCATCAACCAACACCCATTGTTTATCAACAGTTGCTTTGTTCGCGGAAATTGTTTTGTAAGTTAATGTGTCCACAGTATTTTTTTATTTATTAAACACTTAAATCCCGTTTATTGGGGTGCAAATGTACATTAATAAACTTGAATTGCAAATACTTGTTTCTAAATTATTCTTTTTTTTTTAAAGTCTTTGTTTTTAGGTCTTTGAATTCACATGAAAATGCGCTAAACTTTTTTGATACTACTTATAATTTATAATTTCGCTTGTAATAATAAGGTGATTATTTCGTTTGTTATTCTGAATTGTAAATATACTTGTAATGAAACGAATTATTTTAGCCGCTATGGTATGTGCAACACTTAGCCTTTCATGTTCTGAAGATAAAAATGAGGATGCTATGATAGCATCAAATTTGGTAGGAGTTTGGGAGTTTTCTGAGTTAGATACTGCTAACGCTACCGGGAATGTGAATTTAATTAATGACATTTTAATGAATTTGGTGGCCTCTGGATGTGATATTCTGAGCTACGACTTTAAAAGCGACCAAACAGTAACGGCTTCTTATAGAGATTTTACCGAGACCGGAAGAGATGTCAATCTAGGTGGAACGGGCTTGTTGATTGAATGTCCGAGTAATGTTATCATGACTTCTGGTGTTTGGGAATTGAATGGAGATCAACTTTCTTTTATTGATACGAGTGGAAGCATTGAAACAGTGACTATTGAAATCGACGGTAATACCTTGACGATTCCTGGTGAAGTTCTCGATGAAGATAATTTAGCAGGTACCAAAGCAATCTTTATTAAACAATAAAGAAATACGACGATACCAATATATTAAGTTCCCAAAAAGCTCGGCCTACGGGCTAAGGTTTAGGGAAACATAGGAGTTAAGAACAAAAGTCAAGAGCCAAAAATCTTGACTTTTTTTAATGAGCCTCCAGCCAATTTTCTCCAACACCTATTTCTACATCCAAAGGAACACTAAGGATGTAGGCGTTTTCCATCTCTGCTTTGATAAGTGTTTTCATTTCTTCAAGCTCGGGTTTATATACGTCAAAAACCAATTCATCATGTACTTGTAAAAGCATTTTTGTTTTATACGAACCAGCCACTAATTTTTTGTGGATGTTAATCATCGCGATTTTTATAATATCAGCGGCGCTCCCTTGAATCGGAGCATTTACAGCGTTTCGCTCTGCTGCGCCACGAACTATAGCATTACTACCGTTAATATCCTTTAAATACCTGCGCCTGCCTAAAACCGTTTGCACATACCCGTTGTCACGCGCAAAATCAACAAGCTCACTCATGTAATTTCTCAATTTTGGGTAGGTTTTATAATAGGTATCTATCAAATCTTTTGATTCTGCTCTGGATAAGTCTGTCTGATTGCTTAGTCCGAATGCGGAAACTCCGTAGATGATCCCGAAATTTACTGTTTTAGCATTGCTTCTTTGTTCACGAGTAACCTGGTCAATAGGAACATTAAATACTTTTGAAGCTGTGGAAGCGTGAATATCTTCACCATTTTTAAAAGCTTCAATCATGGTCGTTTCTTCGCTTAATGCGGCAATAATTCGGAGTTCAATTTGAGAATAATCAGCAGCAAGTAAGGTGTAATTTTCATCTCTTGGAACAAAAGCTTTCCGAACTTGTCTTCCGCGTTCTGTTCGAATAGGGATGTTTTGAAGGTTTGGATTGTTACTACTTAAACGACCAGTTGCGGCGACAGTTTGCATGTAATCGGTGTGCACACGTCCAGTACTTGGCGCTACTTGATCAGGTAAAGCGTCTACGTAGGTGCTTTTGAGCTTGCTTAAACCTCTATATTCTAAAACATTTTTAATGATGTCATGATCTTTAGCCAAATACGAAAGCACATCTTCTGCTGTAGAATACTGGCCTGTTTTTGTTTTTTTAGGTTTGGCTATTAGTTTTAGTTTATCAAATAAAATAT
The sequence above is drawn from the Cellulophaga sp. Hel_I_12 genome and encodes:
- the frr gene encoding ribosome recycling factor; amino-acid sequence: MNEEITFILDSTKESMNGSIDHLIKAFTKIRAGKANPIMLSSVMVDYYGSQTPLSQVANVATPDARTLTVQPWEKKMLQEIEKAIQIANLGFNPMNNGDFIIISVPPLTEERRKDLAKQAKGEAEDAKIGIRNARQEANKEIRGLDDASEDLKKNAEADVQELTNNFTRKIEEVLAVKEAEIMKV
- the rpsI gene encoding 30S ribosomal protein S9, translating into MDVIHKIGRRKTAVARVYLSDGDGKITINKKDLAVYFPTATLQYKVKQAFTLTNTNDTYNVNVNVFGGGITGQAEAIRLALSRALCEIDAENRLILKPEGLLTRDPRMVERKKFGQKKARKKFQFSKR
- the rpsB gene encoding 30S ribosomal protein S2, encoding MANKIEVKDLLEAGVHFGHLTRKWNPNMAPYIYMERNGIHVINLYKTAAKLEEANEALKKIAASGRKILFVATKKQAKDIVSEKVSKVNMPYITERWPGGMLTNFVTIRKAVKKMATIDRMKKDGTFLTLSKKERLQVDRLRAKLEKNLGSISEMTRLPGALFIVDTMREHIAVKEAIKLKIPIFAMADTNSDPRLLDYIIPSNDDASKSIEAILTHVTDAIAEGLSERKSEKQSGKEGGDEEKAPKKKKAEVKEVAKKDEDTKTEAPAKKKADVQADDLTKVEGIGPKISQIFQDSGITTFAKLAAKSEDDLKEILEEAGPKFVSKNPASWPKQAKMAAEGKWDELKEWQDKAKGGIEE
- the rplM gene encoding 50S ribosomal protein L13, with amino-acid sequence MDTLTYKTISANKATVDKQWVLVDAEGQTLGRFASKVAKILRGKYKPSFTPHVDCGDNVVVINAEKINLTGNKWATKTYVRHTGYPGGQRFQTASEALAKNPISIVERSVKGMLPKNRLGAAIFRNLKVYEGAQHGQEAQKPTVINLNDLK
- the tsf gene encoding translation elongation factor Ts; translated protein: MVKITAAEVNKLRQATGAGMMDCKNALVEAEGDFDKAIDVLRKKGQKVAAKRADRENTEGAAIAKVNADHTSGVAIVLGCETDFVGKNENFVALANELAEKALHFDTKEAFLASDFGGMTVADKLVEQTGVIGEKLDITAFEKLEAPYVGSYVHINKIAALVGLTSKNEEVGKDVAMQIASMGATTLSYKDFDADFVASETEARIAVIEKENEELGRLGKTLKNVPHYISMSQLSPAVMAKAEEAAKAELKAEGKPEQIWDKILPGKMERFISDNTTLDQEQCLLDQNFIKDDKINVATYVSSAQDGLAVTSFKRVTLG
- a CDS encoding lipocalin family protein; its protein translation is MKRIILAAMVCATLSLSCSEDKNEDAMIASNLVGVWEFSELDTANATGNVNLINDILMNLVASGCDILSYDFKSDQTVTASYRDFTETGRDVNLGGTGLLIECPSNVIMTSGVWELNGDQLSFIDTSGSIETVTIEIDGNTLTIPGEVLDEDNLAGTKAIFIKQ
- a CDS encoding peptidase M61, which encodes MKKVSSFLSLLLLLVSCGITKNIKTADKVAIKVSMDLVNVNDDKVLVALDPGAFTSDEVSFYIPKTVPGTYSTDNYGKYIESFKAFDYKGAELSVSKTDENTWKISNGKSLDRISYYVNDTYDSEAEQEEAVFSPAGTNILKGENFMLNLHGFVGYFENLEEAAYEIFIKKPTNLTATTSLKALNNATVTSDEDAFYASRYFEVTDNPILYAKSDVVSFEVSGITVNLSVYSPTGIYKASDLKESMLNMMTAQKAFLGNVNSTQQYTILLYLSKIENDANGFGALEHHTSTVVVLPEQMDKERLEQAMVDVVSHEFFHIVTPLSVHSEEIKYFDFNDPKMSQHLWMYEGTTEYFANLFQIQQGLIEEADFYNRIMGKINNAKSYDDSMSFTMMSKNVLEEPYKANYGNVYEKGALINMALDISLRDLSNGEKSVLWLLKELSSRYGENKPFKDADLFAEVVSMTYPEIGLFFKTHVLGEEPIDYTKYLAKVGLEMGTKVEQSGYFLQGQVPFIDVDADNNDAIYVREGIELNSFLVDLGVQGGDVIKSIDGAAITLESIRPIIGQSFGWTPEKEITMVVMRDDTELSLKGKVGSPTLKTKTIVPVQNATPAQLALREAWMKG
- the pyrH gene encoding UMP kinase, yielding MHYKRILLKLSGEALMGEKQYGIDPARLSEYAEDIKQVVDKGIEVAIVIGGGNIFRGLSGASNGMDRVQGDHMGMLATVINGLALQSALEEKGIQTRLQSAIQINEVAEPFIRRRAMRHLEKGRVVIFGGGTGNPYFTTDSAAVLRAIEIEADVILKGTRVDGIYTSDPEKDKTATKFDTISFKDVLSKGLKVMDTTAFTLSQENELPIVVFDMNKKGNLLRLVSGENIGTVVDN